Proteins encoded by one window of Cinclus cinclus chromosome 14, bCinCin1.1, whole genome shotgun sequence:
- the LSM11 gene encoding U7 snRNA-associated Sm-like protein LSm11, protein MEEDEAGAEPRGCRRRSPSPGRLDVSSSRFDPLLALYSPRTPLPFPAAPCFNNLAEYESFQRGLRRPPGRRAAPARRGAPSARASRRGPPAADPERIQRLRSLMVNAGPEQEGAEGGTATRRRRAPRNVLTRMPLHEGSPLGELHRCVRDGVRINVHIRTFKGLRGVCTGFLVAFDKFWNMALTDVDETYRKPVMGKAFYAEPQLSLTRLFDRLKLQESSGKKGADSKTVSEELALTNDSQTLSLKVGSGRGRAEEERERQKQRSRAGEKKTPGDRSEADVGSRTAHTEGASAGGARARSQSRRRRRPKVDYQQVFTRHINQIFIRGENVLLVHLAH, encoded by the exons ATGGAGGAGGACGAGGCGGGCGCGGAGCCGCGGGGCTGCCGCCGCCGCTCGCCCAGCCCCGGCCGCCTGGACGTCAGCTCCAGCCGCTTCGACCCGCTGCTGGCGCTCTACTCGCCGCGCACGCCGCTGCCCTTCCCCGCCGCGCCTTGCTTCAACAACCTCGCCGAGTACGAGAGCTTCCAGCGCGGCCTGCGCCGTCCGCCCGGCCGCCgagccgcccccgcccgccgcggTGCCCCCTCCGCCCGCGCGTCCCGCCGGGGCCCGCCCGCCGCAGACCCCGAGCGCATCCAGCGCCTCCGCAGCCTCATGGTCAACGCGGGCCCCGAGCAGGAGGGGGCTGAAGGCGGAACGGCgacgcggcggcggcgggcacCGCGCAATGTCCTCACCAGGATGCCCC TCCATGAAGGCAGCCCGCTGGGGGAGCTTCATCGCTGTGTCCGAGATGGTGTCAGAATTAATGTCCACATCCGCACTTTCAAAGGGCTTCGTGGAGTCTGCACTGGCTTCTTGGTTGCATTCGACAAATTCTGGAATATG gCCCTTACAGATGTGGATGAGACTTACAGGAAACCAGTAATGGGCAAAGCCTTCTATGCAGAACCTCAGCTCTCACTGACCCGA CTGTTTGACAGACTCAAACTGCAGGAATCCTCGGGGAAGAAGGGAGCTGACTCAAAGACTGTCTCAGAGGAGCTGGCCCTGACAAATGACTCTCAGACACTGAGTTTGAAAGTTGGATCTGGACGAGGGAGAGCGGAGGAGGAGCGCGAGAGGCAGAaacagaggagcagagctggagagaagAAGACCCCAGGTGACAGGAGTGAAGCTGAtgtgggcagcaggactgcCCACACAGAGGGGGCCAGTGCTGGTGGGGCCCGAGCTCGGAGCCAGTCCCGGAGGAGAAGGCGGCCCAAGGTGGATTATCAGCAGGTGTTCACACGCCACATAAACCAGATCTTTATTCGAGGAGAGAATGTCTTGCTTGTCCATTTAGCACATTGA